The following are encoded in a window of Alkalidesulfovibrio alkalitolerans DSM 16529 genomic DNA:
- a CDS encoding monovalent cation/H+ antiporter subunit D family protein: protein MQTENVSLLFPLAVTLAAPFLIYLLRRNENQREAVSFAAAAMSFLAVLNLAPGVLAGKIYTYTLFTLMPGISVSFCADGLSLVFGLIATFLWGLVTLYNIGYMRGLNEHAQTRYYFCFAIAIFGAVGVALSANIFTMYLFYEIISVFTYPLVAHHQDEDAYLGARKYFVYLMGTSKLFLLPAMVLTYVLCGTLDFHLGDVVTGVPFPWKESPGLVTLTYVLYIAGLAKAALIPFHNWLPSAMVAPTPVSALLHAVAVVKAGVFCVARVILSGFGLECMDALYLGIPTAYLAALTIVVASIIALTKDDLKARLAYSTVSQLSYVIIGVAMLTPMAVNGGMLHIANHAFSKITLFMGAGAIYVAAHTKKISLMDGMGRRMPITFGAFSVAALSMIGVPFVCGFVSKWYLVNGAMQADQVVLLVALLGSTILNASYFGPIIYRAFFKKAAEGVDLSHYNEPAPALVAPLVVTSIISVFLGLYPETFLDFVRVFSGF, encoded by the coding sequence GTGCAGACAGAAAACGTCAGTCTCCTCTTTCCCCTGGCCGTGACGCTCGCGGCCCCGTTCCTGATCTACCTGCTGCGCCGAAACGAGAACCAGCGCGAGGCGGTCTCCTTCGCGGCCGCGGCCATGTCCTTCCTGGCCGTGCTGAACCTCGCACCCGGCGTGCTCGCGGGCAAGATCTACACCTACACGCTCTTCACGCTCATGCCGGGCATAAGCGTCAGCTTCTGCGCGGACGGCCTCTCGCTCGTCTTCGGGCTCATCGCCACCTTCCTGTGGGGCCTGGTGACGCTGTACAACATCGGCTACATGCGCGGCCTGAACGAACACGCCCAGACGCGCTACTACTTCTGCTTCGCCATCGCCATCTTCGGCGCGGTGGGTGTGGCCCTCTCGGCCAACATCTTCACCATGTATCTCTTCTACGAGATCATCTCGGTCTTCACCTATCCCCTGGTCGCCCACCACCAGGACGAGGACGCCTACCTGGGAGCGCGGAAGTACTTCGTGTACCTCATGGGCACCTCCAAGCTCTTCCTGCTGCCCGCCATGGTCCTGACCTACGTGCTGTGCGGCACCCTGGACTTCCACCTGGGCGACGTCGTCACCGGCGTGCCCTTCCCCTGGAAGGAGAGCCCGGGTCTGGTGACCCTGACCTACGTGCTCTACATCGCGGGCCTGGCCAAGGCGGCGCTCATCCCGTTCCACAACTGGCTGCCCTCGGCCATGGTCGCGCCCACGCCAGTCTCGGCCCTGCTGCACGCGGTGGCCGTGGTCAAGGCGGGCGTCTTCTGCGTGGCCCGCGTCATCCTCTCGGGCTTCGGCCTCGAGTGCATGGACGCCCTGTACCTGGGCATCCCCACGGCCTACCTGGCCGCCCTGACCATCGTGGTGGCCTCGATCATCGCCCTGACCAAGGACGACCTCAAGGCCCGGCTGGCCTACTCCACGGTCAGCCAGCTCTCCTACGTGATCATCGGCGTGGCCATGCTCACGCCCATGGCCGTGAACGGCGGCATGCTGCACATCGCCAACCACGCCTTCTCCAAGATCACCCTCTTCATGGGCGCGGGCGCGATCTACGTGGCCGCGCACACCAAGAAGATCAGCCTCATGGACGGCATGGGACGGCGCATGCCCATCACCTTCGGGGCCTTCTCCGTGGCCGCGCTGTCCATGATCGGCGTGCCCTTCGTCTGCGGGTTCGTCTCCAAGTGGTATCTGGTCAACGGCGCGATGCAGGCCGATCAAGTCGTCCTGCTGGTGGCGCTCCTGGGCTCCACGATCCTCAACGCCTCCTACTTCGGCCCGATCATCTACCGGGCCTTCTTCAAGAAGGCGGCCGAAGGCGTGGACCTGAGCCACTACAACGAACCGGCCCCGGCGCTCGTCGCGCCCCTGGTCGTGACCTCGATCATCTCCGTATTCCTGGGGCTTTATCCCGAGACGTTCCTCGACTTCGTCCGGGTCTTCAGCGGTTTCTAG
- the nuoK gene encoding NADH-quinone oxidoreductase subunit NuoK, with protein MSPLILYQLVALALLVIGLYGLTTRKSFVGMLICVELMLNGAGLSITAAAQLTEANAVLGQLASLLVMGLAAAEATLVLAILIVVIRRFGPLGKADADTVSELRG; from the coding sequence ATGAGTCCGCTCATCCTCTACCAACTCGTGGCCCTGGCGCTTCTGGTCATCGGCCTGTACGGCCTGACCACGCGCAAATCCTTCGTGGGCATGCTCATCTGCGTCGAACTGATGCTCAACGGCGCGGGGCTGTCCATCACCGCCGCCGCGCAGCTCACCGAGGCCAACGCCGTGCTCGGCCAGCTCGCCTCGCTCCTGGTGATGGGCTTGGCCGCGGCCGAGGCCACGCTGGTCCTGGCGATCCTCATCGTGGTCATCCGCCGCTTCGGCCCCCTGGGCAAGGCGGATGCCGATACCGTATCGGAACTGAGGGGGTAG
- a CDS encoding NADH-quinone oxidoreductase subunit J family protein produces MESAAQALFAFYAIVIVLGALGAVRAVNLVRALLGLILALFGVSGMYLLMDAPLLALMQLLIYVGAVVVLVFFAIMLTRAPAGGEEAAPKSIRSHLLALLAAATPGFLLAWSVITRPAPSLEKPASVSPAELGQGLLEHYILAFELISVVLFVAMSGAVILAFRGFSRKGDDA; encoded by the coding sequence ATGGAAAGCGCGGCCCAGGCCCTGTTCGCCTTCTACGCAATCGTCATCGTGCTGGGGGCCCTTGGCGCGGTGCGCGCCGTGAACCTCGTGCGCGCCCTGCTCGGCCTGATCCTGGCCCTGTTCGGCGTCTCCGGCATGTACCTGCTGATGGACGCGCCTCTTCTGGCGCTCATGCAGCTTCTCATCTACGTGGGCGCGGTGGTGGTGCTGGTCTTCTTCGCCATCATGCTCACCCGCGCCCCGGCAGGCGGCGAGGAAGCCGCCCCGAAATCCATCCGCAGCCATCTGCTGGCCCTGCTGGCCGCAGCCACGCCGGGCTTCCTGCTTGCCTGGTCGGTCATCACCCGGCCCGCGCCCTCGCTTGAGAAGCCCGCCTCGGTCAGCCCGGCCGAACTGGGCCAGGGGCTGCTCGAACACTACATCCTGGCCTTCGAGCTGATCTCGGTGGTCCTCTTCGTGGCCATGTCCGGCGCGGTGATTCTGGCCTTCAGGGGCTTCTCACGCAAGGGAGACGACGCATGA
- a CDS encoding 4Fe-4S binding protein produces MSVLTEFKEALKGLKSLFVGLRITGREFVKPQVTVHYPRKVVDNIVTFRGHIELVGGKDPAVPKCITCMMCQSVCPSSCIKIVKHPPPKKEAPAEKPSEALASGLEPKTKPAPPSKEKPVKTPKAFFLDYNYCSLCGLCVQSCPVDSLRFSTDVYLAGPSRKTFVYDLMARLKAQADAEPKPEPKAKPTPEAKPETADAAAAATGGESEKEKA; encoded by the coding sequence ATGAGCGTCCTGACCGAGTTCAAGGAAGCGCTGAAGGGCCTCAAGAGCCTGTTCGTGGGTCTGCGCATCACGGGCCGCGAGTTCGTGAAGCCCCAGGTCACGGTGCACTACCCGCGCAAGGTGGTGGACAACATCGTCACCTTCCGCGGCCACATCGAGCTCGTGGGCGGCAAGGATCCGGCCGTGCCCAAGTGCATCACCTGCATGATGTGCCAAAGCGTGTGCCCCTCAAGCTGCATCAAGATCGTCAAACACCCGCCGCCCAAGAAGGAAGCCCCGGCCGAGAAGCCGAGCGAGGCGCTGGCCTCGGGCCTGGAGCCCAAGACCAAGCCCGCGCCCCCGAGCAAGGAGAAGCCGGTCAAGACGCCCAAGGCCTTCTTCCTGGACTACAACTATTGCAGCCTGTGCGGGCTGTGCGTGCAGTCGTGTCCAGTGGACTCGCTGCGCTTCTCAACGGACGTCTATCTGGCGGGCCCCTCCCGCAAGACCTTCGTGTACGACCTCATGGCGCGGCTGAAGGCCCAGGCCGATGCGGAACCAAAGCCCGAGCCCAAGGCCAAGCCGACGCCCGAGGCGAAGCCCGAAACAGCGGATGCCGCTGCGGCCGCAACCGGCGGCGAGAGCGAAAAGGAGAAGGCATGA